One region of uncultured Sulfurimonas sp. genomic DNA includes:
- a CDS encoding glutamate-1-semialdehyde 2,1-aminomutase — protein MISKFTKSNELRKKAASIIPGGAHTYSKGDDQFPKLSPHSIVKGKGARIWDVDGNEFVDWGMGLTSVLLGHAYQPIIDVIKTELDNGCNFIRPSFIEAEVAELIKEQIPSAEMVKFAKNGSNATTSAVKLARAITGKDIVLRCVDQPFFSIDDWFIGDTDISSGVIEDTKSKTKNFKYNNISSLENTIEENRDNGIACVIIEPAATEEPNKGYLQSVKDICKKENIVLIFDEVVSGFRFHPKGAQYLYGVTPDLSTFGKAMANGYSISALVGKKEIMQLGGLEHDKERVFLLSTTYGGETHHLRAAQKSIEILNNNDYEVTKYIWSVGKRIKGEYNSLVKKYELSKYTSMMGVDCRPYFYFEDNILRTLFQQEMIKHGVLAQGIIPSYSHGDNEINQTVEAFDKSLKLLANAIHNNDVKKLLIGDSVKAVFRKYN, from the coding sequence ATGATATCTAAATTTACAAAATCAAATGAATTAAGAAAAAAAGCTGCTTCAATAATACCAGGTGGTGCTCATACATATAGTAAAGGTGATGATCAATTTCCAAAGTTGAGTCCTCATTCAATTGTAAAAGGAAAAGGAGCTAGGATTTGGGATGTTGATGGTAATGAATTTGTAGATTGGGGTATGGGACTTACTTCAGTATTACTTGGGCATGCGTATCAACCTATAATAGATGTTATAAAGACAGAATTAGATAATGGTTGTAATTTTATAAGACCATCATTTATTGAAGCAGAAGTTGCTGAATTGATAAAAGAACAAATACCATCGGCTGAAATGGTTAAGTTTGCTAAGAACGGATCAAATGCAACAACATCTGCTGTTAAACTTGCTCGCGCAATTACTGGAAAAGATATTGTACTTAGATGTGTCGATCAGCCATTTTTTTCTATAGATGATTGGTTTATTGGAGATACTGATATAAGTAGCGGGGTAATAGAAGATACAAAATCAAAGACTAAAAACTTTAAGTACAATAATATATCAAGTTTAGAAAATACTATTGAAGAAAATAGAGATAATGGAATTGCTTGTGTTATTATAGAACCAGCAGCAACAGAGGAACCAAATAAAGGATATTTGCAATCTGTAAAAGATATTTGTAAAAAAGAAAACATAGTATTGATTTTTGATGAAGTAGTAAGTGGTTTTAGATTTCATCCAAAAGGTGCTCAATATTTGTATGGAGTGACACCTGATTTATCAACTTTTGGAAAAGCTATGGCAAATGGATATTCTATTTCTGCTTTAGTAGGTAAAAAAGAGATTATGCAGCTTGGTGGACTAGAACATGATAAAGAGAGAGTTTTTTTACTTTCAACTACATATGGTGGTGAGACACATCATCTACGAGCTGCACAAAAATCTATAGAGATATTAAATAACAATGATTATGAAGTTACTAAGTATATATGGAGCGTAGGTAAAAGGATAAAAGGGGAATATAATAGTTTGGTTAAAAAGTATGAGCTATCTAAATATACAAGCATGATGGGTGTTGATTGTAGGCCATATTTTTATTTTGAAGATAATATATTACGAACATTATTCCAACAAGAGATGATAAAGCACGGTGTATTAGCTCAAGGAATTATTCCATCATACTCACATGGCGATAATGAAATAAATCAAACTGTAGAAGCTTTTGATAAATCACTTAAACTTTTAGCAAATGCTATACATAATAATGATGTCAAAAAATTACTCATAGGTGATTCAGTCAAAGCTGTATTTAGAAAGTATAACTAG
- the pseB gene encoding UDP-N-acetylglucosamine 4,6-dehydratase (inverting), whose protein sequence is MFNNKNILITGGTGSFGKKYTEIILSKYKPNKIIIYSRDELKQYEMGQTYNDPCMRYFIGDVRDSKRLEEAMQDVDFVIHAAALKHVPVAEYNPMECIKTNIDGAQNVINAALKNNVEKVIALSTDKASGPINLYGATKLASDKLFVAANNIVGKRKTRFAVVRYGNVVGSRGSVVPFFKKLIDEGAKELLITDADMTRFLITLEDGVKFVLNNFERMHGGEIFIPKIPSMKMTDLATSIAPELPHKIIGIRPGEKMHEVMITANDNVVEFEDHYVITPTIQFSHIVNFTKNALGEEGKDIGIGFEYDSLNNKDYLTNEQFLEMLKRS, encoded by the coding sequence ATGTTTAACAATAAAAATATATTAATAACAGGTGGAACAGGAAGTTTTGGTAAAAAATACACAGAGATAATACTTTCTAAATACAAACCAAATAAAATCATTATATACAGTAGAGATGAACTTAAACAGTATGAGATGGGACAAACTTATAATGACCCTTGTATGAGATATTTCATTGGTGATGTAAGAGATAGTAAAAGACTTGAAGAGGCTATGCAAGATGTAGATTTTGTTATACATGCAGCAGCTTTAAAACATGTACCAGTTGCAGAGTATAATCCTATGGAGTGTATTAAAACAAATATCGATGGTGCTCAAAATGTTATAAATGCAGCTTTGAAAAATAATGTTGAAAAAGTTATAGCATTATCTACTGATAAAGCATCTGGGCCTATAAACCTTTATGGTGCTACTAAATTAGCTTCAGATAAGCTATTTGTTGCAGCTAATAACATCGTAGGAAAAAGAAAAACGAGATTTGCAGTTGTAAGATATGGAAATGTTGTTGGAAGTCGTGGTTCTGTTGTACCATTTTTCAAAAAGCTTATAGATGAAGGTGCAAAAGAGTTACTTATTACAGATGCTGATATGACAAGATTCTTAATCACTTTAGAAGATGGTGTAAAATTTGTTTTAAATAACTTTGAAAGAATGCATGGAGGAGAGATTTTTATACCAAAAATTCCATCTATGAAGATGACAGATTTAGCTACTTCTATTGCCCCAGAATTACCACATAAAATCATTGGTATAAGACCAGGTGAAAAGATGCATGAAGTCATGATAACAGCAAATGATAATGTTGTTGAATTTGAAGATCATTATGTGATAACACCAACTATACAGTTTAGTCATATTGTAAATTTTACTAAAAATGCTTTAGGTGAGGAAGGAAAAGACATAGGTATTGGATTTGAATATGATTCACTCAATAACAAAGACTATCTTACAAATGAGCAATTTTTAGAGATGTTAAAGAGATCATAA
- the pseI gene encoding pseudaminic acid synthase, which translates to MKIGKFDLEKDGVFIIAELSANHGGKIEIAKDSIKAAKKIGANAIKLQTYTADTLTLDSDNEDFIIKGGTLWDDRKLYDLYKEAHLPWEWHKELFDYARSIDIDIFSSPFDKTAVDFLEQFNPSTYKIASFEITDYELIRYTASKMKPIIISIGIATIDEIQDAVDICRSVGNDDIVLLKCTSAYPAPLEDANLATIPNLAQTFEVISGFSDHTLGSIAPIAAVTLGAKVIEKHFILDKSIGGADADFSMDKQEFSDMIKAIRDTEKLIGKVDYSMTEKKKKSRQFSRSLYVSKDIKKGEVFSEENIRSVRPGYGMHPKYLKDVLGEKAERDFEFGDRFEK; encoded by the coding sequence ATGAAAATAGGTAAATTTGATTTAGAAAAAGATGGTGTTTTTATTATTGCTGAGTTAAGTGCTAATCATGGTGGTAAAATTGAAATTGCAAAAGATTCAATAAAAGCAGCAAAAAAAATTGGGGCAAATGCAATAAAACTTCAAACATATACAGCGGATACCTTAACCTTAGACTCTGATAATGAAGACTTTATTATTAAAGGTGGAACTCTTTGGGATGATAGAAAACTTTATGATCTATATAAAGAAGCTCATCTTCCTTGGGAATGGCACAAAGAATTATTTGACTATGCAAGAAGTATAGACATAGATATATTTTCCTCTCCATTTGATAAAACAGCAGTTGATTTTTTGGAGCAGTTTAATCCAAGTACTTATAAAATAGCTTCATTTGAAATAACAGACTATGAACTCATAAGATACACAGCCTCAAAAATGAAACCTATCATCATCTCTATAGGAATAGCTACCATAGATGAGATACAAGATGCAGTTGATATATGTAGAAGTGTAGGAAATGATGATATTGTTCTTTTAAAATGCACTAGTGCATATCCAGCACCACTTGAAGATGCAAACTTAGCTACGATACCAAATCTTGCTCAAACATTTGAAGTCATAAGTGGATTTTCTGATCATACACTAGGAAGCATAGCCCCAATAGCAGCAGTGACACTTGGTGCAAAAGTTATAGAAAAGCATTTTATACTTGATAAATCTATAGGTGGAGCAGATGCTGATTTTTCAATGGATAAACAAGAATTTAGTGATATGATAAAAGCCATAAGAGATACAGAAAAACTTATAGGTAAAGTTGACTACTCTATGACAGAGAAAAAGAAAAAATCAAGACAATTTTCTAGAAGCCTTTATGTATCTAAAGATATCAAAAAAGGTGAAGTTTTTAGCGAAGAAAATATACGAAGTGTAAGACCGGGATATGGAATGCATCCTAAGTATTTGAAGGATGTTTTAGGTGAAAAAGCTGAGAGGGATTTTGAGTTTGGGGATAGGTTTGAGAAGTAA
- a CDS encoding nitrilase-related carbon-nitrogen hydrolase, producing the protein MIIATVSLEQIWEDKKDNLSNCQKFVEEASKKNAELIIFPEMTLTAFTMNIKVVSEIEPDSFTIKSFQKLAIENKIAIVFGVIIKEEDKASNRLYFLSKEGKILGNYKKIHPFTFANEDKYFNAGQNPQIVEYNGVKFGLSICYDLRFSSLYQYYTLKETDCILNIANWPVKRIDHWNTLLKARAIENQQFIIGVNRTGKDANNLEYIESSNIYNANGEKLSCKNQNNEIKVFNIDLSYTKEFKKIFNTVQDIDTPEDWKRAEFMYEALKKSGEI; encoded by the coding sequence ATGATAATTGCAACAGTTTCACTAGAACAAATTTGGGAGGACAAAAAAGATAATTTGAGTAATTGTCAAAAATTTGTTGAAGAAGCATCTAAAAAAAATGCAGAACTTATAATTTTCCCAGAAATGACATTAACTGCTTTTACTATGAATATAAAAGTAGTTAGTGAAATAGAACCTGACTCATTTACTATAAAATCATTTCAAAAATTAGCAATAGAAAATAAAATAGCAATTGTTTTTGGAGTAATTATAAAAGAAGAAGATAAAGCTTCTAATAGATTATATTTTCTAAGTAAAGAAGGGAAAATACTAGGAAACTATAAAAAAATACATCCTTTTACTTTTGCAAATGAAGATAAATATTTTAATGCAGGTCAAAATCCACAGATTGTAGAATATAATGGAGTAAAGTTTGGACTTAGTATATGTTATGATTTAAGATTTTCTAGTCTTTATCAATACTATACACTCAAAGAAACTGATTGCATTTTAAATATTGCAAATTGGCCAGTAAAAAGAATAGACCATTGGAATACTTTACTAAAAGCAAGAGCTATTGAAAATCAGCAATTTATAATAGGTGTCAATAGAACAGGAAAAGATGCTAATAATTTGGAGTATATTGAAAGCTCCAATATTTATAATGCTAATGGTGAAAAACTTAGTTGTAAAAATCAAAATAATGAAATAAAAGTATTTAATATTGATTTGTCTTATACAAAAGAGTTTAAAAAAATATTTAATACGGTTCAAGATATCGATACACCTGAAGATTGGAAAAGAGCTGAGTTTATGTATGAAGCTTTGAAAAAGAGTGGAGAAATTTAA
- the pseG gene encoding UDP-2,4-diacetamido-2,4,6-trideoxy-beta-L-altropyranose hydrolase: protein MNKTKNILFRADSSSSIGTGHIMRDLVLAQKYAKKGDHIIFATQELKGNINYKIIKAGYGLIVLQSNDIKELNKLIKKQKINMIVMDHYGIDYKFEKKLKIKNKNLKILSFDDTYEKHHCDILLNHNISADKKRYKGLVPKNCKLKCGSKYTLLRDEFIKEKKKLHKKRFLSTSNYSPTTIFLAMGGADHSNINIKILKVLKKFKNIKVNLVTTTANQNLKELQKYCKNKLWIKLHINSNKIAKLMTKSNFAIVTPSVTVNEVYYLGLPMIAIKTAENQIDIYKYLLDKKYPVIPSYDEKVLYKILKNNFLYKCKLINFIDLKFEEKKMILEWRNNPIIREWMYNQDIISLESHLKYIESLEKSKDKKYFLVKKNNENIGVIDFVNIKKDSANMGIYANPKSKGVGKILLENILKYAFEELKVKKIYAEVFAENKKAYEFYKKFNFKSFNTKKINDKEVICLELKYENR from the coding sequence ATGAATAAAACAAAAAACATCCTCTTTAGAGCTGATTCATCTTCAAGTATTGGCACAGGCCATATCATGAGGGATTTAGTTCTTGCTCAAAAATATGCAAAAAAAGGTGATCATATCATCTTTGCTACACAAGAGCTAAAAGGCAATATAAATTATAAGATTATAAAAGCAGGATATGGCCTTATAGTATTACAATCAAATGATATAAAAGAATTAAATAAACTAATAAAAAAACAAAAAATAAACATGATAGTTATGGATCATTATGGTATTGATTATAAATTTGAAAAAAAATTAAAAATTAAAAATAAAAATCTAAAAATACTTAGCTTTGATGATACCTATGAAAAACACCACTGCGATATACTTTTAAATCACAACATAAGTGCAGATAAAAAAAGATATAAAGGATTAGTTCCTAAAAACTGTAAACTTAAATGTGGGAGCAAATACACACTTCTAAGAGATGAATTTATAAAAGAGAAGAAAAAACTGCATAAAAAGAGATTCCTATCCACTAGCAACTATTCACCAACAACTATATTCCTAGCAATGGGAGGAGCAGATCATAGTAATATAAATATCAAAATCCTAAAAGTACTTAAAAAGTTCAAAAACATAAAAGTAAATCTAGTAACAACAACAGCAAACCAAAACCTAAAAGAACTACAAAAATACTGTAAAAATAAACTATGGATAAAACTACATATAAACTCAAATAAAATAGCTAAGCTAATGACTAAAAGTAATTTTGCAATAGTAACTCCAAGTGTAACTGTAAATGAAGTTTATTATTTAGGTTTACCAATGATAGCTATTAAAACAGCTGAAAATCAAATAGATATCTATAAATATCTTTTAGATAAAAAATATCCTGTAATACCTTCTTATGATGAAAAGGTTTTGTATAAAATATTAAAAAATAACTTTCTTTATAAATGCAAATTAATAAATTTTATTGATTTAAAATTTGAAGAAAAAAAGATGATATTAGAATGGAGAAATAATCCAATAATTCGTGAATGGATGTATAATCAAGATATTATTTCTTTAGAATCACATTTAAAATATATAGAATCTTTAGAAAAATCAAAAGATAAAAAATATTTTTTAGTAAAAAAAAATAATGAAAATATAGGTGTTATAGATTTTGTAAATATTAAAAAGGACTCTGCAAATATGGGAATATACGCAAATCCTAAAAGCAAAGGTGTAGGCAAAATATTATTAGAAAATATTTTAAAATATGCATTTGAAGAATTAAAAGTTAAAAAAATATATGCAGAAGTTTTTGCTGAAAATAAAAAAGCTTATGAATTTTACAAAAAGTTTAACTTTAAGTCTTTTAATACAAAAAAAATAAATGATAAAGAAGTAATTTGTTTGGAGTTAAAATATGAAAATAGGTAA
- a CDS encoding aldo/keto reductase, whose protein sequence is MKYINFNGYKISKLSLGTVQFGLNYGVANKVGKPTQANVNKIINFVSENGINCFDTAQAYGNSEEVLGNALSNIEDTLVISKLKSDLFQNNLKKNITVSLENLKMDSLFGLLLHDSELLYKWNSQYTDNILELIDRKLIKYFGVSIYSSEDFDLALENDNISIIQIPFNLFDQRAITLNWFEKARKKNKLIFIRSVFLQGLLLMDQNKIPKNLEHAKKYIEILECLCDEFSLNKNKLALSFVDSIANDSLLLFGCDTMEQAQENIYNYNSLKKLDQLTLLKITEELSDIDEKIYNPTKW, encoded by the coding sequence ATGAAATATATAAATTTTAATGGTTACAAAATATCAAAACTATCTTTAGGTACAGTTCAATTTGGATTAAATTATGGTGTAGCTAATAAAGTAGGTAAACCAACACAAGCTAATGTCAACAAAATTATTAACTTTGTTAGTGAAAATGGTATTAATTGTTTTGATACTGCACAAGCTTATGGTAATTCAGAAGAAGTTTTGGGGAATGCATTATCTAATATTGAGGATACTTTAGTTATATCAAAATTAAAGTCCGATTTATTTCAAAATAATTTAAAAAAAAATATAACTGTTTCATTAGAAAATTTAAAGATGGATTCTTTATTTGGCTTATTGTTACATGATTCGGAATTGTTATATAAATGGAATAGTCAATATACAGATAATATATTAGAGTTAATAGATCGTAAGTTAATTAAGTATTTTGGGGTATCGATTTATAGTTCGGAAGATTTTGATTTAGCACTTGAAAATGATAATATATCTATTATACAAATCCCATTCAATTTATTTGATCAAAGAGCTATTACATTAAATTGGTTTGAAAAAGCTAGAAAAAAAAATAAATTAATTTTTATACGAAGTGTTTTTTTGCAAGGATTATTATTAATGGATCAAAATAAAATTCCTAAAAATTTAGAACATGCAAAAAAGTATATAGAGATACTTGAATGTCTATGTGATGAATTTAGTTTAAATAAAAATAAGTTAGCTTTAAGTTTTGTTGATTCTATAGCCAATGATTCATTGCTATTATTTGGCTGTGATACTATGGAACAAGCACAAGAAAATATTTATAATTATAATTCTCTTAAAAAGCTTGATCAATTGACTCTCTTAAAGATTACAGAAGAGTTGTCAGATATAGATGAAAAAATATATAACCCAACAAAGTGGTAA
- the pseC gene encoding UDP-4-amino-4,6-dideoxy-N-acetyl-beta-L-altrosamine transaminase, protein MNFIPYGKQYIQQDDIDAVVKTLQSDFLTTGPKVKEFEDALSEYCEAKYVVAVSNGTAALHLASLTLLKKDDKVLTTPNSFLATSNSILYVGAKPVFVDIANDGNIDLDLCEDALKKDKTIKAIYAVSFSGRMLNQEKLKHLKETYGVTILEDNAHSIGAEYNGIKSGSCTNSDCGIFSFHPVKHLTTAEGGAVTTNSKDIYEKLLMLRAHGMVKTPDMKPWEYEMRELGFNYRITDIQCALGLTQLKKQVDFLQRRIDIAKNYDEAFTNTLVKPLYTFDGKSSYHLYVVQVDFSKLSISKEELFINLKEKSIGIQLHYIPINKQPYYKSIGYGGEITPVMDKYYEECFSLPMYPLLSDEEQKYVIKTLYEVLK, encoded by the coding sequence ATGAACTTTATCCCTTATGGTAAGCAATATATCCAACAAGATGATATAGATGCAGTAGTTAAAACTCTGCAGTCAGACTTTTTAACAACTGGTCCAAAAGTAAAAGAGTTTGAAGATGCGCTAAGTGAATATTGTGAAGCAAAGTATGTAGTGGCAGTCTCAAATGGTACAGCAGCTCTTCACTTAGCTTCTTTGACACTACTTAAAAAAGACGATAAAGTTCTAACAACTCCAAATTCCTTTTTAGCTACATCAAACAGCATACTTTATGTAGGAGCTAAACCTGTATTTGTAGATATTGCAAATGATGGAAATATAGACTTAGATTTATGTGAAGATGCTCTAAAAAAAGATAAAACCATAAAAGCTATATATGCAGTTTCTTTTAGTGGTCGTATGTTAAATCAAGAAAAACTAAAACATCTAAAAGAGACTTATGGTGTTACTATACTTGAAGATAACGCTCACTCTATAGGTGCAGAGTACAATGGCATAAAATCAGGTTCTTGTACAAATAGTGATTGTGGTATATTTTCTTTTCATCCAGTTAAGCATTTAACTACAGCAGAAGGTGGAGCAGTAACTACAAATAGCAAAGATATATATGAAAAGTTATTGATGCTTAGAGCTCATGGGATGGTAAAAACTCCAGATATGAAGCCATGGGAATATGAGATGCGTGAGTTAGGTTTCAACTATCGTATAACAGACATACAATGCGCATTGGGTTTAACTCAACTAAAAAAACAAGTAGATTTTTTACAAAGAAGAATAGATATAGCAAAAAATTATGATGAAGCATTTACTAATACGCTAGTAAAACCTCTTTATACTTTTGATGGAAAATCATCTTATCATCTATATGTAGTTCAAGTTGATTTTTCTAAACTAAGTATTTCAAAAGAAGAATTATTTATAAATCTTAAAGAAAAAAGCATAGGTATTCAACTACATTATATCCCTATAAACAAGCAACCGTACTATAAATCTATAGGTTATGGAGGAGAAATAACTCCTGTTATGGATAAGTACTATGAAGAGTGCTTTTCTCTTCCTATGTATCCATTATTAAGTGATGAAGAACAAAAGTATGTGATTAAAACACTATATGAGGTTTTAAAATGA
- a CDS encoding KilA-N domain-containing protein — MAKIKVLDTQITVVKDNYISLTDIANSKDGDARAADIIKNWIRNRGTLEFIGTWEQIHNEDFKVVEFDHFKMSAGLASFVLSPGKWIEKTNAIGIVVKSGRYGGTYAHKDIAFEFASAINPVFELYLIKEFQRLKEEEEKQLGWDIKRNLTKINYRIHTDAIKENLIPKQLNSSQINYLYASEADILNVASFGTTAKQWSKSNPNLKGNIRDYADVYQLVCLANLESLDAHFINEGLSTEERIKKLNEAAIKQMKLILSDITLKKIGS; from the coding sequence ATGGCTAAGATAAAAGTATTGGACACTCAAATAACTGTAGTTAAAGATAACTATATTTCCCTTACAGATATAGCAAACTCAAAAGATGGTGATGCAAGGGCAGCTGATATTATAAAAAACTGGATAAGAAATAGAGGAACATTAGAATTTATTGGTACATGGGAACAAATACACAATGAGGATTTTAAAGTGGTCGAATTTGACCACTTTAAAATGTCAGCAGGTTTAGCATCTTTTGTATTGAGTCCTGGAAAGTGGATTGAAAAAACAAATGCAATTGGTATTGTGGTAAAATCTGGTCGTTATGGTGGTACTTATGCTCATAAGGATATAGCGTTTGAGTTTGCGTCAGCTATCAATCCTGTTTTTGAATTATATTTGATAAAAGAGTTTCAAAGATTAAAAGAGGAAGAGGAAAAACAGTTAGGTTGGGATATAAAAAGAAATCTAACAAAGATTAATTACCGAATTCATACAGACGCTATAAAAGAAAATCTAATTCCAAAACAACTAAATTCTTCTCAAATAAATTATCTATATGCAAGTGAAGCAGATATTTTAAATGTAGCATCATTTGGAACAACTGCAAAACAGTGGAGTAAATCAAATCCAAATCTCAAAGGAAATATACGAGACTATGCAGATGTGTATCAATTAGTATGCTTAGCAAATCTAGAATCTCTAGATGCTCATTTTATAAATGAGGGTTTATCTACAGAAGAAAGAATAAAAAAGTTAAATGAAGCAGCAATAAAGCAGATGAAACTAATTTTATCAGATATAACCTTGAAAAAGATAGGAAGCTAA
- a CDS encoding methyltransferase domain-containing protein, producing the protein MKNKIIALLQARTDSTRLPRKVLRDILNKPMIIHQLERTNKSKYIDKLILLTSEETSDDELSKVVEYNGFNIFRGDKNNVLKRFYDSLVNIELKDDDIIVRLTGDCPLHDSSIIDESIEAFINNKCDYLANCINPVYPDGLDVEVFNYKSLKLAYKNATKQSELEHVTPYIRNHSELTIKNLDKIPIYPKWRLTVDEESDFTLITKVYEHFNSTYFSFQDTINFLEKNAYLLKLNKSIDRNEGYIKSLKEDRIQGEKYIEEDSDKWFERNKDTSHNCFTEYLLNLIPKERLKQFDLAEFGVGHGNHINLLSHYTHRIDGYDGSKKSIDKLKLLQDRDQNINGKVVNLGDHFELLSNYDLIIYGFFTYMITNEEFKTLVHNTKKHLKKGGYIYIYDFLSNQNKNSINAHNQNFYVFKRNLKYYLKELSDFQLIDFRKFDNRKLKDYLLSNSNCIDTEIESDDYNWTFSALFKLKD; encoded by the coding sequence ATGAAAAATAAAATTATAGCCTTATTACAAGCTAGAACAGACTCTACTAGATTACCTAGAAAAGTATTAAGAGATATATTAAATAAACCAATGATAATACATCAACTTGAAAGAACAAATAAATCAAAATATATTGATAAATTAATTTTACTTACAAGTGAAGAAACAAGTGATGATGAATTATCAAAAGTTGTAGAATATAATGGATTTAATATTTTTAGAGGTGATAAAAATAATGTGTTAAAGCGTTTTTATGATTCTTTGGTTAATATTGAACTTAAAGATGATGATATTATAGTAAGACTTACAGGGGATTGCCCTTTGCATGATTCAAGTATAATTGATGAATCTATAGAAGCTTTTATAAACAATAAATGTGATTATTTAGCTAATTGTATTAATCCAGTGTATCCTGATGGATTAGATGTAGAAGTTTTTAATTACAAGTCATTAAAGTTAGCATATAAAAATGCTACAAAACAATCAGAATTAGAACATGTGACACCATATATAAGAAACCATAGTGAATTAACAATTAAAAACTTAGATAAAATACCTATATATCCAAAATGGCGACTAACAGTAGATGAAGAAAGTGATTTTACTTTGATAACTAAGGTATATGAGCATTTTAACTCTACATATTTTTCATTTCAAGATACAATAAATTTTTTAGAAAAAAATGCATATCTTTTGAAACTTAACAAGTCAATAGACAGAAACGAAGGATATATAAAATCATTAAAGGAAGATAGAATACAGGGTGAAAAATACATAGAAGAAGATTCAGATAAATGGTTTGAGAGGAATAAAGATACAAGTCACAATTGCTTTACAGAGTATCTTTTGAATTTGATACCTAAAGAAAGACTCAAACAATTTGATTTAGCAGAGTTTGGGGTTGGGCATGGCAATCATATAAATTTATTAAGTCATTATACCCATCGTATAGACGGTTATGATGGTTCTAAAAAATCAATTGATAAATTGAAATTACTACAAGATAGAGACCAAAATATTAATGGTAAAGTGGTAAATCTAGGTGACCATTTTGAACTTTTATCAAATTATGATTTAATTATTTATGGTTTTTTCACATACATGATAACAAATGAAGAGTTTAAAACTTTAGTTCATAATACAAAAAAACATTTAAAAAAAGGTGGATATATTTATATTTATGATTTTTTATCAAATCAAAATAAAAATTCTATAAATGCACATAATCAAAATTTTTATGTATTTAAAAGAAATCTAAAATACTATTTAAAAGAACTTTCTGATTTTCAATTAATCGATTTTAGAAAATTTGATAATAGAAAATTAAAAGACTACCTTTTAAGTAATTCAAATTGTATTGACACAGAAATAGAGTCTGATGATTATAATTGGACATTTTCTGCATTATTTAAATTAAAGGACTAG